In Desulfomonile tiedjei, the DNA window CCTGGCTGGAGTCGGATATGATGGGTATACCATATTTCTGCGATATCTGGTCTAGGGCTCTAATATCAGGGGGTAGGCCAAAAACCGTAATCGGAACTATCGCTGTGGTCTGAGGGTTTATGGCTTTAACGACCTCTTCCGGATCTATTGTCATGGTTCCGGGCAGGCAATCCACGAACACGGGGGTGAACTCATTCCAGTAGATGGCTTGAATAGTGGCGCCAAATGCAAATGACGGGACTATGACCTCACGTCCGCGAGGCAATTCCATCGAGGCTAGAGCCAGCATCAAACCGAATGTGGAACTCGATACTGCAACAGCGTGCTCGCAGTGCACAAATCGCTGCAACGCATCTTCGAACTGACTTTCGATGTCCGCTGCTTGGTTTTCGCGGGGGTAGAAGTTCTCCTTGATTAATTCCTGAACTTCAGCCATGTCCGGCATTGTGGGACACGAAACGGGAATGCTGTCCAAAGTTTCTCCTGTTGATTTCCTTTCCACCCGCCTCGGCACGGGGCGCCGAGCGCAGAGTGCAAACGCTAGAAGCACGATAGGCGATTTTGGCGGCTACTGTCAATCGTCTAGTGTTCACGCAATCACGGATCTTGCTCCCGCCGCGGCAATCAACGAACCGACTGGAAAAAGCGGACGACCGAGTTGTTAAACGTTGCGGACTCTTCCAAGAAAAAGCAGTGCCGACACCCTGCAAAGAGTTCCAAGTCGGCTGCGGGCATAAGTTCCTTCAGAATGAGCGAGTTTTCCGACGGGACCAAAAGATCGTCGTCTCCGGTCATGATCATCGTGGCCGAGGATATCTCGCTGACCCGATCCACGGTGTCGTGCTTCAGGCAGGCATCGAGTTGCCGGAAGAAAGCATCGGCAGGTTGATAATAACGGAGTGAGATGCTCACAAATTCTTCGATCCACTCGGGTTGCTCTTGGACGAAACGATCTGAGAATAATAGATCCATATCCTTTCTCAATATCTGCTCCGGCGTTAACCCCTTGTTGGCCTTGAATTTCTCCATCCTGTCGTTCGGCATCATCACCGCTCGGCGTCCACCGCAGCTGGTGCAACCCAAGATCAGCCCATTGACCTTGTCCGGGTAGTTGATGGCCAATTCCTGAGCGATGTATCCTCCCATGGAGACGCCGAGGATGTGGGCTCTGGGAATTTCCAGGAAATTCATCAGCTCCGCGGTATCATCTGCAAAGAGCCGGATAGAGTATTCCATCTCAGGCTTGTCGGATCTTCCCGCGCCTCGATTGTCGAAAGCGATTACGGTGAAGTGCTTGGATAATTCCGGGATCTGGCGATACCACCACTCCGCATTTCTCCTTAGTCCCATGATCAGGACAAGCGGCGGTCCACTGCCGTGAATTTCGAAATAGATGTCTATGTCTTTTACATGCGCTATGGCCATTGTGTTACCCTTTGAGCTGCGATTGGAATTGTTGGGAAGCCTTCAGGCTGAAAGCTCCACATACAGGCTAGGTGAGCGTGCCGGAGAAGGTCCCTGGCCTTCAGGACGCGTTCCCGCCACCCCAAGGTGGCCTATTAACCAGTCGCTGTCAAGCGGAAGAAAGTCTCCTGACGCCGTGTGTGCCTCCGAGTGCTGAGGCTCGCTTGGAGCAACTTTCAAGGAATCTTATCCCACATTGCCTTCCATCCCCTCAAAGCAATCATAGCCAATGATCAAGCGTGACGAAGTCGAGACCCCAAGCGAGGAACATCCGCCGAAGCAAAAGACTCGGATGTGTGGTACGATGCGGCAAATGACAAACAGGGAAGCTACTCTGTGTCAGGAGGTGTAACCCATGAACGTGGGTATCGCTCTGGGCGGCGGCGGCGTGAGAGGCCTGGCCCATATCCCCATGCTTCAAGTTCTGGACGATCTGCGGATCCGTCCTGCCGTTATATCGGGCACCAGCATGGGGGCGATTGTCGGCGCCCTGTATGCATCGGGAATGTCCGCCAGAGAGATCAGGGAGGTTATCGAAAGACGTCTCATTCTCAGGAATGATACGTGGCGGGACGTCATAGAGAAAAGGGAAGACTTGCTTAGGTGGGTTTATGCTTTCAAACCGGACTTCTCGGGCAGTGGGTTGATCAATGCGCAGGGCATCCTGAATTCGCTGCTCCAGGAAATCAAGGTGGACAAGTTTGAAGATCTGGAAATTCCCCTGCTCGTCGTTGCAGCCGATTATTGGTCGGCTGAGGAGGTCGTGTTTGGAAAGGGTGCGTTGCTAACAGCCATACATGCCAGCATGGCTGTCCCAGGGGTCTTTTCACCCGTTTCCGTAGATGGGAGAATTCTGGTGGACGGCGGTGTCGTCAACCTGGTGCCCTATGACCTGCTTGTAGGCCGTGCGGACTTCATCATCGCTGTGAACGTCAGTAGAGTGCGGGTTGCCGACGGCCCCGAGGTCCCAAATGCGTTGGAGTCAGTGCTCGGGACCTTCGACATCATGCAGACAACGATCCTAACCCATAAACTGAAGAGGCTCAAGCCGGACATCTATGTATGGCCGCAGATCCGTGACGTCAGGATGCTTGATTTTGGCAAGGTCGAAGAGGTCTTTAGCCAGGCCGCCTCAGCAGCACAAGAATTGCGAAAAGGACTTATTCAGGTACTGTCGAAAGGCACGGCGACTCGATGAAGGCCGGCAACCGCAGCAAGACACCCCTCATGCTTCGGCGAGAATCGCCTGCCCTGGCTGGCGTCCGCGGCTCCCGGCCTCACAAACACGACCTCGGAGTCAGACGTTTGACAAACGACCACGCCGCGGTTTGGCCCGAACCCCGCCGGTGCGAGTTGGGGAAATTGATCCCCACATGTGGAACTTACTCCATAGCTCTCAGGCTCTTCGCGCATGGTCCTGAAAAATTTCTGGAAAAATTCCACGAGCCATGCTAAGCCAGTCCGACTTGCGTCGCAAGGCGTGGCCGTGGTTGGCACGTCTTATGCTTCTCAAGACTTTCAGGGCGACGCGGCACGAAAGAGCGAGCCCAGGAGGCCTTCAAGAAATGCTAAAATACAGGTGTTTACTTTGTGGGACAGAATGGGGCGATGTTCATGCGACAGATATCGACATCTCGCATGGGTACTGCCTGGCGTGCATACGAGCAAGATATACGGACAGAATTCGAGCTTCCCAACTCAGAGCCGGTTACTCTGACTGCTTCAACAGAGGATATGCTGATTGTTCGGAAGATGCCTGTCGCTTCCGGCAGGCTTGCCATGAGGATGCAGTATGTAGTTTGGAAAGAAACTGCCTGGAAAAAGGTGATGCTCCTAAGAAAAGCGCTCGCCGCGCATGAAGCGATAGAAACCACATTTCGTTAGTCCCTGGTACACCATCCTCCATCGTGCCCACTAACCGCCTTCTTTAGCCCGCCCAAAAGTCGGGTGACGCAAAATGCTTCAAATTTCCCTTGTTCTTCCTGCCTTGTGGTCTGCAAGGGCTTTTTTTGCGAGTTTATCGAACTTCCCTGCAATAGCATCGTCTTGAATCTGCCTGTCCCACTCGGTGGCATCGTACTCCTGGAACCATTCCCGAAAGGCTGCAAGCTCACTGGAAGAGAGTTCCTTGATTTCCTGTTCCAGTTTTTGGACCCTTGTCATTTTTGTCCACCTCTATCGACAATTTATCCTCAATACGGACGGTAGTCCAGCGGAAGTTCCACGTGCGCTACGCTCCATCGTGTCCGCCCTTCTTTTTGGCCCCGGCTTTTTTCTTTGGATCACCCGCCCAAGAG includes these proteins:
- a CDS encoding alpha/beta fold hydrolase encodes the protein MAIAHVKDIDIYFEIHGSGPPLVLIMGLRRNAEWWYRQIPELSKHFTVIAFDNRGAGRSDKPEMEYSIRLFADDTAELMNFLEIPRAHILGVSMGGYIAQELAINYPDKVNGLILGCTSCGGRRAVMMPNDRMEKFKANKGLTPEQILRKDMDLLFSDRFVQEQPEWIEEFVSISLRYYQPADAFFRQLDACLKHDTVDRVSEISSATMIMTGDDDLLVPSENSLILKELMPAADLELFAGCRHCFFLEESATFNNSVVRFFQSVR
- a CDS encoding patatin-like phospholipase family protein translates to MNVGIALGGGGVRGLAHIPMLQVLDDLRIRPAVISGTSMGAIVGALYASGMSAREIREVIERRLILRNDTWRDVIEKREDLLRWVYAFKPDFSGSGLINAQGILNSLLQEIKVDKFEDLEIPLLVVAADYWSAEEVVFGKGALLTAIHASMAVPGVFSPVSVDGRILVDGGVVNLVPYDLLVGRADFIIAVNVSRVRVADGPEVPNALESVLGTFDIMQTTILTHKLKRLKPDIYVWPQIRDVRMLDFGKVEEVFSQAASAAQELRKGLIQVLSKGTATR